Proteins encoded in a region of the Massilia sp. UMI-21 genome:
- a CDS encoding SMP-30/gluconolactonase/LRE family protein, with product MLVGEAATWHEVESALYWVDINGRTVNRVHPASGKYTYWKMGTEPSALAVDGDNNLVVATRSGLICLNTTSGKETPIADAPYDTAIVRFNDGRVDPAGRFWIGTMYEPRDKPAAEMYVLERGRLRRAWAGGMTNSNGLAWSLDGRTMFHADTTTHRIDCYDFDPDTGAHSNGRTLKTFSLDKTAADYGGRPDGAAVDSEGAYWVAMFEGGRILRIAPDSGEILREIALPLRCPTSVAFGGPDLRTLYITSASHGRSAEELARYPLSGKLLSTRVDVAGREEPEYVHQR from the coding sequence ATGCTGGTCGGCGAAGCGGCAACCTGGCACGAGGTCGAGTCGGCGCTGTACTGGGTGGACATCAACGGCCGCACGGTCAACCGCGTGCATCCGGCCAGCGGCAAGTACACCTACTGGAAGATGGGCACGGAGCCCTCGGCGCTGGCCGTCGACGGCGACAACAACCTGGTGGTGGCCACGCGCAGCGGCCTGATCTGCCTGAACACCACCAGCGGCAAGGAAACCCCGATCGCCGACGCGCCCTACGACACGGCCATCGTGCGCTTCAACGACGGCCGCGTGGACCCGGCCGGACGCTTCTGGATCGGCACCATGTACGAACCGCGCGACAAGCCGGCGGCGGAAATGTACGTGCTCGAGCGCGGCCGGCTGCGCCGCGCCTGGGCGGGCGGCATGACCAACTCGAACGGCCTGGCCTGGAGCCTGGACGGGCGCACGATGTTCCATGCCGATACCACCACGCACCGGATCGACTGCTACGACTTCGACCCGGACACCGGCGCCCACAGCAACGGGCGCACCCTCAAGACCTTCTCGCTTGACAAGACGGCGGCGGACTACGGCGGCCGGCCGGACGGCGCCGCCGTCGACAGCGAAGGCGCTTATTGGGTGGCCATGTTCGAAGGCGGCCGCATCTTGCGCATCGCCCCGGACAGCGGCGAGATCCTGCGCGAGATCGCGCTGCCGCTGCGCTGCCCCACCTCGGTCGCCTTCGGCGGGCCGGACCTGCGCACCCTGTACATCACCAGCGCCAGCCATGGCCGCTCGGCCGAGGAACTGGCGCGCTATCCTCTCAGCGGCAAGCTGCTGTCGACCCGGGTCGACGTGGCCGGGCGCGAAGAGCCGGAATACGTGCACCAGCGCTGA
- the zwf gene encoding glucose-6-phosphate dehydrogenase, which produces MALSDFDLVFFGGSGDLAMRKLLPAMYARDVCSDLPDTARIICVGRDAFTQEDFIGFVEKNSKPHIKEAPAEATWARFLQRIVYVSLDATDVRSFDPLVEALRKDASLTRVYYLATPPHLFATICDNLAETGLATPNSRVVLEKPLGRDLASAKQINLDVGKVFSESQIYRIDHYLGKETVQNLLALRFGNILFEPLWRREWISDVQITIAEKIGVGNRLGYYDTSGALRDMLQNHLLQLLCIVAMEPPASIAPDAVRDAKLQVLRSLKRFTPTTLAQNIVRGQYRSGHIDGQAVPGYREEPEAPKHSKTETFVAMKAEIDTWRWAGVPFYLRTGKRMADRLAEIVVRFKPIPHSIFNQPTSSFQPNSLVIRLQPDEGLSMNLMAKTPGDSMRLKQAELELDFREQFTSPRMEAYERLLVDVLRGQLTLFMRGDELEAAWEWVEPILEYWEQNDSAPVPYTSGTWGPAASSALIGRDGLQWREEVLPED; this is translated from the coding sequence ATGGCCCTTTCCGATTTCGATCTCGTTTTCTTTGGCGGCAGCGGCGACCTTGCAATGCGCAAGCTGCTCCCCGCGATGTATGCGCGCGACGTCTGCAGCGACCTGCCGGACACCGCCCGCATCATCTGCGTGGGCCGCGACGCCTTCACCCAGGAAGATTTCATCGGCTTCGTGGAGAAGAACTCGAAGCCGCACATCAAGGAGGCGCCTGCCGAGGCCACCTGGGCCAGGTTCCTGCAGCGCATCGTCTATGTGTCGCTGGACGCCACCGACGTGCGCAGCTTCGACCCGCTGGTCGAGGCCCTGCGCAAGGACGCCTCGCTGACCCGCGTCTACTATCTGGCGACGCCGCCGCACCTGTTCGCGACCATCTGCGACAACCTGGCCGAGACCGGCCTGGCCACGCCGAACTCGCGCGTGGTGCTCGAAAAACCGCTCGGCCGCGACCTGGCCTCGGCCAAGCAGATCAACCTCGACGTCGGCAAGGTGTTCAGCGAGTCGCAGATCTACCGGATCGACCACTACCTGGGCAAGGAGACCGTGCAGAACCTGCTGGCGCTGCGCTTCGGGAACATCCTGTTCGAACCGCTGTGGCGCCGCGAGTGGATCTCGGACGTGCAGATCACCATCGCCGAGAAGATCGGCGTGGGCAACCGCCTGGGCTACTACGACACCTCGGGCGCGCTGCGCGACATGCTGCAGAACCACCTGCTGCAACTGCTGTGCATCGTCGCCATGGAGCCGCCCGCCTCGATCGCGCCGGACGCCGTGCGCGACGCCAAGCTGCAGGTGCTGCGCTCGCTGAAGCGCTTCACCCCGACCACGCTGGCGCAGAACATCGTGCGCGGCCAGTACCGCTCCGGCCACATCGACGGCCAGGCGGTGCCGGGCTACCGCGAGGAGCCGGAGGCGCCCAAGCACTCCAAGACCGAAACCTTCGTCGCCATGAAGGCCGAGATCGACACCTGGCGCTGGGCCGGCGTGCCCTTCTACCTGCGCACCGGCAAGCGCATGGCCGACCGCCTGGCCGAGATCGTGGTGCGCTTCAAGCCGATCCCGCATTCGATCTTCAACCAGCCGACCTCCAGCTTCCAGCCGAACAGCCTGGTGATCCGCCTGCAGCCGGACGAGGGCCTGTCGATGAACCTGATGGCCAAGACCCCGGGCGACTCGATGCGCCTGAAGCAGGCCGAGCTCGAACTCGACTTCCGCGAGCAATTCACCAGCCCGCGCATGGAAGCCTACGAGCGCCTGCTGGTGGACGTGCTGCGCGGCCAGCTGACCCTGTTCATGCGCGGCGACGAACTGGAAGCGGCCTGGGAGTGGGTCGAGCCGATCCTCGAGTACTGGGAGCAGAACGACAGCGCGCCGGTGCCGTACACCTCGGGCACCTGGGGGCCGGCGGCGTCGAGCGCGCTGATCGGGCGCGATGGCCTGCAGTGGCGCGAAGAAGTGCTGCCCGAAGACTGA
- a CDS encoding SIS domain-containing protein: protein MLLDSIRTQLDSLSKSERKVALAVLAAPSSTVSQNITALAKSAQVSEPTVVRFCRTLGYDGWHEFKLKLAQGLALALPGANEQPAPDDLAADLVNKICSRSINTLLDLRNNLKPELIQKALDILSRANKIEFYGQGSSGFVAADAQHKFFRSGVPTVAYTDPAIHSIAAALLREGDAVVAISQRGNNPALTRSAKLARRGGADVIVLAPSGTPLAEIATLFIPIDLVFAIDPYTPISARLAYLVVIDVLAVGLALQRGPEFRKKMQNAQKALQEFDMQFDSFIG from the coding sequence ATGCTGCTCGATTCCATCCGCACCCAGCTCGACTCGCTGTCGAAATCCGAACGCAAGGTGGCGCTCGCGGTGCTGGCCGCGCCCTCGAGCACGGTCAGCCAGAACATCACGGCGCTGGCCAAGAGCGCGCAAGTGTCCGAACCGACCGTGGTGCGCTTCTGCCGCACCCTGGGCTACGACGGCTGGCACGAGTTCAAGCTCAAGCTGGCGCAAGGCCTGGCGCTGGCGCTGCCGGGCGCGAACGAACAGCCGGCGCCGGACGACCTGGCGGCCGACCTGGTGAACAAGATCTGCAGCCGCTCGATCAACACCCTGCTCGATCTGCGCAACAACCTCAAGCCGGAACTGATCCAGAAAGCGCTCGACATCCTGTCGCGCGCCAACAAGATCGAATTCTACGGCCAGGGTTCGTCGGGTTTTGTCGCGGCCGATGCCCAGCACAAGTTCTTCCGCTCGGGTGTGCCGACCGTGGCCTATACCGACCCGGCGATCCATTCGATCGCCGCGGCGCTGCTGCGCGAAGGCGACGCGGTGGTGGCGATCTCGCAGCGCGGCAACAACCCGGCGCTGACCCGTTCGGCCAAGCTGGCGCGGCGCGGCGGCGCCGACGTGATCGTGCTGGCGCCGTCCGGCACGCCGCTGGCCGAAATCGCGACCCTGTTCATCCCGATCGACCTGGTGTTCGCGATCGACCCCTACACGCCGATCTCGGCGCGCCTGGCCTACCTGGTCGTGATCGACGTGCTGGCGGTCGGCCTGGCGCTGCAGCGCGGGCCGGAGTTCCGCAAGAAGATGCAGAATGCGCAGAAAGCGCTGCAGGAATTCGACATGCAGTTCGATTCCTTCATCGGCTGA
- a CDS encoding GAF domain-containing protein has product MHINPERSSQPDYALLERQVESVLEGERNLMANAAQFSALVYDTLADLNWAGFYFTVPARKGDGQDLLVGAFQGKPACARIPFGRGVCGAAAAERKTIVVPDVHAFPGHIACDSASNSEIVIPLIKDGEVLGVFDIDSPSLDRFSDDDRDGLERMLAAFVDGTDFS; this is encoded by the coding sequence ATGCATATCAATCCCGAACGCAGCTCCCAACCCGACTACGCGCTGCTGGAGCGCCAGGTCGAGAGCGTCCTCGAAGGCGAACGCAACCTGATGGCGAATGCCGCCCAGTTTTCCGCCCTCGTCTACGACACCCTGGCCGACCTGAACTGGGCCGGTTTCTACTTCACCGTTCCGGCCCGCAAGGGTGATGGCCAGGACCTGCTGGTCGGCGCCTTCCAGGGCAAGCCGGCCTGCGCCCGCATTCCATTCGGGCGCGGCGTCTGCGGCGCCGCTGCCGCCGAACGCAAGACCATCGTGGTGCCGGACGTGCACGCCTTCCCGGGCCACATCGCCTGCGATTCGGCCTCGAATTCGGAGATCGTGATTCCCTTGATCAAGGACGGCGAGGTGCTCGGCGTGTTCGACATCGACAGCCCCTCGCTCGACCGCTTCTCCGACGACGACCGTGACGGGCTGGAACGCATGCTGGCCGCCTTCGTGGACGGCACCGATTTTTCCTGA